The following coding sequences lie in one Takifugu rubripes chromosome 8, fTakRub1.2, whole genome shotgun sequence genomic window:
- the LOC105419924 gene encoding L-rhamnose-binding lectin CSL1-like, which produces MALTCDVDSSTAVNSAFYICENKFPDKRTVIACKDQSADLKCEKGVIRIIKSNYGRLDQNTCTDTPSENSFCGTKDFEEDVKRMCNGRKEC; this is translated from the exons atggctttgacGTGCGACGTCGACTCCTCCACCGCCGTCAATTCAGCCTTCTACATTTGTGAGAACAAGTTTCCAG ataaaCGTACTGTCATTGCCTGCAAGGATCAGAGTGCCGACTTAAAGTGTG AAAAGGGTGTTATTCGCATCATCAAGTCCAATTACGGACGTCTCGACCAGAACACCTGCACAGACACGCCTTCTGAAAACAGCTTCTGTGGAACGAAAGACTTTGAAGAAGATGTGAAACGCAT GTGCAATGGTAGAAAAGAGTGTTGA